Part of the Sporomusa termitida genome, ATTTTTGTGCCGATCTCTTAGCCCGCAGCGGCCAGCCGGCCTGTGTTGCCGCCTGCCCGATGCGGGCCTTAACCGTTACTTTTGTCCCCGGCCGGCATGGTTAGATTATAAACTGCACATACTAGCTGTTAGTATAGCAGAGAAGTTGAATTTTCCTAATTTTGCAGGAATATGACGGAATTTCTAGAATTATAGCCTATAAGAAAAAAATAACATACTCTTGAAGGAGGTTAGCAAATGTCTAAACAAATCTGTGAACTGGCTTTCCAAGGCGCAACAACTGCTGTAGGTGTTGCCGAAAATCTCCTTAATGAAGCTATCGAAAAGCATGGTGCTGAAGCACCGGTAAAGTATCCGGACACGGCGTATAAACTGCCGGTGATTACCGCTTTAAGCGGCGAGGATATAACGACTTTAGGGGAACTTGTCCCTGTTTTACAGCGTATCAAGGCCAACAACCTGCGTCCTGAGCCTGAATTAGGCAATGCCCTGCTGTCAGGGGAAGCAACATTATACGCCGGCGAAATTATTGAGGCCTTACGTTATCTCGGCGGTGGTAAACCCGACGAACCGCCGTATACCGGTTTTTTATCCGACCCTGTCCTGCGGAAATTCGGGGTACCGCTGGTTGACGGCACGATTCCCGGCATTGCTGTTATTACCGGCAAAGCCAAAGATGCCCAAGCCGGTGCCCGGCTGATTAAGGACCTGCAGTCGAAAGGCATCATGATCATGCTGGTCAATGACATCATTGAGCAGTGTATTGAAGAAAATATTAAAGTCGGCGCTGATTATATGACGTTCCCGCTGGGAAAATTTACCCAGATTATTCATGCCGTCAATTTTGCCGCCCGGGCCGGTTTGGCCTTCGGCGGTGTTCCCAAGGGCGCCCGTGAGCAAATGCTGGACTATCAAAAACGGCGGGTACCGGCCTTCGTCATTGCTTTGGGCGAACTGGACGCAGTCACGATTGCCATTGGCGCCGGGGCTTTATTTATGGGGTTCCCGATCGTTACCGACCAGGATTTGCCGGCTGAACTGCAAATTCCCGAGCTGCTGGAAGCCCAGCCGGATTATGACAAAATTATTAAACTGGCCCTGGAACTGCGCGGCATTAAACTTAAAATTGTTGATATCCCGGTCCCCATCACTGTCGGCCCGGCTTTTGAAGGCGAAACCATCCGGAAAAAAGAAGCCTGGGTTGAATTTGGCGGTGGCCGGTCGCCGGGGTTTGAGCTTGTGCAAATGGGGGATGCCGATCAGGTCGAAGACGGCAAAATTGAGGTTGTTGGCCCGGAAATTGATGAAATGCCGGAAGGCAGTGTTTTCCCGCTGGGGATTATTGTTAGAATCTTTGGCCGCAAGATGCAGGAAGATTTTGAAAGCGTACTGGAACGCCGCATCCATTACTTTATCAACTACGGCGAAGGCCTGTGGCATGTTGCCCAGCGCGACCTGTGCTGGCTGCGGATCAGCAAAGGCGCCAAAGAGGCCGGCTTCAAAATCCGCCATTTCGGCGATCTGCTTATTGCCAAATTTAAGTCCGATTATCCGGCCATTGTCGACCGGGTAGAAGTGACCCTGCTTACCGATTTGCCGGCTGTTGAGGCAAAGATTAAAATAGCCCGCGAAAAATACCAGGCCCGCGACGCCCGTCTGAAGGGCCTGACCGACGAAACGGTTGACACTTTTTATTCGTGCACCCTGTGT contains:
- the acsB gene encoding acetyl-CoA decarbonylase/synthase complex subunit alpha/beta; this translates as MSKQICELAFQGATTAVGVAENLLNEAIEKHGAEAPVKYPDTAYKLPVITALSGEDITTLGELVPVLQRIKANNLRPEPELGNALLSGEATLYAGEIIEALRYLGGGKPDEPPYTGFLSDPVLRKFGVPLVDGTIPGIAVITGKAKDAQAGARLIKDLQSKGIMIMLVNDIIEQCIEENIKVGADYMTFPLGKFTQIIHAVNFAARAGLAFGGVPKGAREQMLDYQKRRVPAFVIALGELDAVTIAIGAGALFMGFPIVTDQDLPAELQIPELLEAQPDYDKIIKLALELRGIKLKIVDIPVPITVGPAFEGETIRKKEAWVEFGGGRSPGFELVQMGDADQVEDGKIEVVGPEIDEMPEGSVFPLGIIVRIFGRKMQEDFESVLERRIHYFINYGEGLWHVAQRDLCWLRISKGAKEAGFKIRHFGDLLIAKFKSDYPAIVDRVEVTLLTDLPAVEAKIKIAREKYQARDARLKGLTDETVDTFYSCTLCQSFAPNHVCIVSPERVGLCGAVSWLDAKASNEITPTGPNQPIAKGECLDEEKGMWHNLNDFLHTASNRTLEEVNLYTLMDKPMTSCGCFEAIMAILPLTNGVMITTREHAGDTPCGMTFSTLAGTCGGGVQTPGFMGIGRRYIVSAKFIPADGGLGRIVWMPKELKEYLKDELTERAVALGLGADFIDKIADETVGTTEEEIMPFLEERKHPALTMPPLM